In a genomic window of Methanosarcina horonobensis HB-1 = JCM 15518:
- a CDS encoding AbrB/MazE/SpoVT family DNA-binding domain-containing protein, with protein MKNATYARKLNQFNTIGLTIPKEVVEEMGITTESLFKISVEDNTIKYTKLVI; from the coding sequence ATGAAAAATGCAACTTATGCAAGAAAACTTAATCAATTTAACACTATCGGCTTAACTATTCCAAAAGAAGTAGTTGAAGAAATGGGAATTACAACAGAATCATTATTTAAAATTTCTGTTGAAGATAACACAATAAAATATACAAAGTTGGTAATTTAA
- a CDS encoding DNA primase family protein, with protein sequence MIDLSKHNLNFSFNKNINNEIYKPIVKNVDPVVKDNLIDQLKNYLKIDVHTALNIYDICEKDQGFENIQNIIHIPAEEAEKIYEIVSNYIKNGICKLNVFPKIIENKIDVSNEEVIEEVKIFNAPTEEAEVIIEIPEYNFKFTITFDNHYFISVQDLKLKFECKRDILQYNKTRDKDLAEFVKTYIGVEKAFAAELVKIFNVKMHEKSDEIKQLAYTDEDQESHTLEEIIWNAADAIAEKYNVICMAESRKLFLYNHGIYLSDGVEIFLENEVAEYADQKYMVKLLEKRIDDVLHRIEYKNSVSQKEFDKNKNIIVCKNGLVDINTGELRPHTPGEVYTSKFDFNYDPDAKLTPEFENFLKTVFEGMEYQIDIAQEFFGYCLTTEYFIQAFLYMLGGGGNGKGTFLNILTAFVGEENTSALALTEICGKDKYTLAELYGKKLNVCGDIAATIVKETDNLKKITGRDNVSAQYKYGQLFKFKNSAKIAFAGNKSAIFDDDSKGFVDRLVLIDFPNRFRNTKNDDQKMEEKCTTKESLSGILTWAIAGLKRLRENGKFSHQKSYKEKMELLNQKTNPVEFFVKECVTPLQGNYLSTDVIFNYYKLFQQKHNLPEYKQRDFVTEFKEHLFENGIHYDWKQKTYDGKVRWCIFDIGVDIFNNCQKTNPKKYDQPLTNFIDTEERNPLKLSLN encoded by the coding sequence ATGATAGATTTAAGTAAACACAATTTGAATTTCTCTTTTAATAAGAATATAAATAACGAAATATATAAACCTATCGTTAAAAATGTAGATCCAGTTGTAAAAGATAATCTTATAGATCAATTAAAGAATTACTTGAAAATTGATGTTCATACAGCATTGAATATTTATGATATTTGTGAAAAAGATCAAGGATTCGAAAATATTCAAAATATAATTCATATTCCTGCTGAAGAAGCTGAAAAAATTTATGAAATTGTTTCAAATTATATAAAAAACGGTATATGTAAATTAAATGTATTTCCTAAAATTATTGAAAATAAAATAGATGTATCAAACGAAGAAGTAATAGAAGAAGTAAAAATATTTAATGCTCCTACTGAAGAAGCTGAAGTAATTATTGAAATTCCAGAATATAATTTCAAATTCACAATTACATTTGATAATCATTATTTCATATCAGTTCAGGATTTAAAGCTGAAATTTGAATGTAAAAGGGATATTTTACAATATAATAAAACAAGAGATAAAGATTTAGCAGAATTTGTTAAAACTTATATTGGTGTTGAAAAAGCATTTGCAGCAGAATTAGTTAAAATATTCAACGTTAAAATGCATGAAAAATCAGATGAAATAAAACAATTAGCTTATACTGATGAAGATCAAGAAAGTCATACACTTGAAGAAATAATATGGAATGCTGCTGATGCAATTGCAGAAAAATATAATGTAATTTGTATGGCAGAATCAAGAAAACTTTTCCTATATAATCATGGAATTTATCTTTCAGATGGTGTTGAAATATTTTTGGAAAATGAAGTTGCTGAATATGCAGATCAAAAATATATGGTCAAATTACTTGAAAAAAGAATAGATGATGTACTTCACCGTATTGAATACAAAAATTCAGTATCACAGAAAGAATTTGACAAAAACAAAAATATAATTGTATGTAAAAATGGGCTTGTTGATATAAATACTGGTGAACTTAGACCACATACACCTGGTGAAGTTTACACGTCAAAATTTGATTTCAATTACGATCCAGATGCAAAGCTTACACCTGAATTTGAAAACTTCCTAAAAACAGTATTTGAAGGTATGGAGTACCAAATAGATATTGCTCAGGAATTCTTTGGATATTGTCTTACAACTGAATATTTCATTCAAGCATTTTTGTATATGCTTGGTGGTGGTGGAAACGGAAAAGGCACATTCTTGAACATTCTTACAGCCTTTGTTGGTGAAGAAAACACATCTGCATTAGCACTAACTGAAATTTGTGGAAAAGACAAATATACACTTGCTGAACTATATGGTAAGAAGCTTAATGTTTGTGGTGATATTGCTGCAACAATCGTTAAGGAAACAGATAACCTGAAAAAGATTACAGGTAGAGACAACGTAAGTGCTCAATATAAATATGGGCAGTTATTTAAATTTAAAAATTCAGCAAAAATAGCATTTGCAGGAAACAAAAGTGCAATATTCGATGATGATAGTAAGGGATTCGTTGACAGATTAGTGTTAATTGATTTTCCAAACAGATTCAGGAACACAAAAAACGATGATCAAAAAATGGAAGAAAAATGTACAACAAAGGAATCATTATCGGGAATTCTTACATGGGCTATAGCTGGATTGAAGAGACTTAGGGAAAATGGTAAATTCAGTCATCAAAAATCATACAAAGAAAAGATGGAGTTACTGAATCAGAAAACAAATCCTGTAGAATTCTTCGTCAAGGAATGTGTAACCCCACTTCAAGGAAATTATTTAAGTACTGATGTAATTTTCAATTACTATAAATTATTCCAGCAAAAACATAATCTTCCAGAATACAAGCAGAGAGATTTTGTAACTGAATTCAAAGAACATTTATTTGAAAACGGTATTCATTATGATTGGAAGCAAAAAACGTATGATGGAAAGGTTAGATGGTGTATATTTGATATTGGTGTTGATATTTTCAATAATTGTCAGAAAACAAACCCTAAAAAATATGATCAACCTTTAACTAACTTCATTGATACTGAAGAACGTAACCCCTTAAAATTAAGTTTAAATTAA
- a CDS encoding carbonic anhydrase, which produces MKFNRVFMVLLLSLALTLAGSGCVSESEGAQENDNIEADAESEVLNIRANPVTPWNPEPTEPVIDSTAYIHPQASVIGSVTIGARVMVSPMASVRSDEGMPIFVGDDSNIQDGVVLHALETIDEEGESVEKNLVEVDGKKYAVYVGERVSLAHQSQVHGPAYVGNDTFIGMQALVFKAKVGNNCVLEPTSAAIGVTIPDGRYVPAGTVITSQVEADKLPKVTDDYAYRHTNEGVVYVNTNLAEGYNA; this is translated from the coding sequence ATGAAATTTAACAGGGTTTTTATGGTTCTTCTTCTATCCCTGGCACTTACCCTTGCAGGAAGCGGGTGTGTCTCGGAAAGCGAAGGAGCACAAGAAAATGACAATATAGAAGCAGATGCTGAGAGCGAGGTATTGAACATCCGGGCGAATCCTGTGACTCCCTGGAATCCCGAACCAACCGAACCGGTTATTGACTCGACCGCTTACATTCACCCTCAGGCATCAGTGATAGGGAGTGTGACAATAGGCGCTCGTGTAATGGTCTCCCCAATGGCTTCGGTCCGGAGCGACGAAGGTATGCCAATCTTTGTAGGGGATGATAGTAACATCCAGGACGGTGTTGTACTCCACGCCCTTGAGACGATTGACGAGGAAGGCGAATCTGTGGAGAAAAACCTGGTTGAGGTTGACGGGAAAAAGTATGCAGTCTATGTTGGAGAAAGAGTTTCTCTTGCTCACCAGTCACAGGTTCACGGCCCTGCCTATGTCGGAAACGACACATTCATCGGAATGCAGGCTCTCGTTTTTAAGGCTAAAGTAGGAAATAACTGCGTACTTGAACCAACATCGGCAGCAATTGGTGTAACAATCCCTGACGGCAGATATGTCCCTGCAGGCACTGTAATTACTTCTCAGGTTGAAGCCGATAAACTGCCCAAAGTTACTGACGATTACGCATACAGGCATACAAACGAAGGCGTAGTATACGTAAACACAAACCTTGCTGAAGGATATAACGCATAA
- a CDS encoding TolB family protein, translating into MRKILKDLCLLMFIVILILPVEAVPGELSEFGNFTGGSGLNKTENASRNYFDSDSGLICIDAGKTVEYGEIISSDDLVEEITFLTDSPESELFPVWTADGEYILYTIERNQSDNLESYRIKADGSEIKRIGTGEGNLTGFSDLSLDGRDLVIIKSIDSQLDLYLASLENGTVIPVTSDPQISEGWGAWCRLGKKITYTQEPAGMPSQLWIVDRDGSNKTRLGTSENVGIGKDWCPLGLRVIYSAKDLKQADDLWVIDFYGTNQTQLTNTSYNEWNPSFSPDGKWIAYVSDEGGSPDIWLRDIEGNYRARITNNIGRIDSIPRWSPDGSEIVFAGHKPGNDSSIDLINSSDTVLISDLDASLINDLDFDPLNGSDIDQTNSSDIDPTGSSDNGSINVLNTATNNDSEIVIIKLLSAPHISPYPKITGVEVNPPEELLQEGNVTVSITVTNEGGNASEGNISVSFPGKEKIKRVEGTSSVVGVYSEGSLIQGKNGEIAAQYPLVELTEYEWGAGQEEILNVTVVPNNETEEIVFFVRAELKDKRTETYRRDPLLSADEDQQGLDVHKYLLKVR; encoded by the coding sequence ATGAGAAAAATACTCAAAGATTTATGCTTGTTAATGTTCATTGTAATTCTTATCCTGCCTGTAGAGGCAGTGCCCGGTGAACTGTCCGAGTTCGGTAACTTTACAGGAGGATCTGGATTGAATAAAACAGAAAATGCTTCTAGAAATTATTTTGATTCAGACTCAGGTTTAATCTGTATTGACGCAGGAAAGACTGTAGAATATGGAGAAATCATTTCTTCAGATGACCTTGTAGAAGAAATCACTTTTCTCACTGACAGTCCGGAATCGGAACTTTTTCCTGTGTGGACCGCGGATGGAGAATATATTCTGTACACTATTGAGAGAAACCAATCGGATAATCTTGAATCATATAGAATAAAAGCAGACGGAAGCGAAATAAAACGAATCGGTACTGGAGAAGGAAATCTTACCGGCTTCAGTGATTTAAGTCTGGATGGAAGAGATCTGGTTATCATAAAGTCAATTGATTCTCAACTTGATCTTTATCTGGCAAGTCTGGAAAACGGAACAGTAATACCGGTTACTAGTGACCCGCAGATTTCCGAAGGCTGGGGTGCATGGTGCCGCCTTGGAAAAAAGATTACCTATACACAGGAACCTGCAGGTATGCCGTCTCAGTTATGGATAGTTGACCGGGACGGAAGTAACAAAACCAGGTTGGGTACTTCAGAAAACGTGGGAATTGGAAAGGATTGGTGCCCTCTAGGGTTAAGAGTAATATATAGTGCAAAAGACTTAAAACAAGCAGATGATCTGTGGGTAATAGATTTTTATGGTACAAATCAGACCCAATTAACGAATACATCCTATAATGAATGGAATCCCTCTTTCAGTCCTGATGGAAAATGGATTGCATATGTTTCGGATGAAGGAGGAAGCCCTGACATATGGCTCAGGGATATCGAAGGAAACTACAGAGCAAGAATTACAAACAACATTGGGAGAATTGATTCTATCCCAAGGTGGAGTCCTGACGGATCTGAAATAGTTTTTGCGGGACACAAGCCGGGGAACGATTCCAGTATTGATTTGATAAACAGCTCAGATACTGTTTTAATAAGTGATCTGGATGCCAGTTTGATTAATGATCTGGATTTTGATCCGCTAAATGGTTCGGATATTGACCAGACAAACAGTTCGGATATTGATCCGACAGGCAGTTCGGATAACGGTTCAATAAATGTTTTGAATACAGCTACAAACAATGATTCGGAAATTGTTATAATAAAACTCCTGTCTGCACCTCATATCTCCCCTTACCCAAAAATTACCGGTGTTGAAGTCAATCCTCCCGAAGAACTCTTACAGGAAGGGAATGTCACAGTTTCCATAACGGTAACGAATGAGGGAGGAAACGCGAGTGAGGGAAATATCTCAGTTTCCTTCCCAGGTAAAGAGAAAATTAAAAGAGTAGAAGGGACAAGCAGTGTTGTTGGTGTTTATTCAGAAGGAAGTCTTATTCAAGGGAAAAACGGAGAGATAGCTGCGCAGTATCCGCTTGTTGAACTCACAGAATATGAATGGGGTGCCGGGCAGGAAGAAATTCTCAACGTGACAGTGGTACCGAATAATGAAACTGAGGAAATTGTATTTTTCGTACGGGCCGAGCTGAAGGATAAACGCACGGAAACTTACAGGAGAGATCCTTTACTCTCTGCAGATGAAGACCAGCAGGGATTAGATGTCCACAAGTATCTATTGAAAGTGAGATGA
- the pncB gene encoding nicotinate phosphoribosyltransferase produces MIKSILDNDLYKFTMQMAVLELFPKAEAEYRFTNRGSQRFSEEFVEALRRVIDEEISGLKLTEDEYYWLGEHCPFLKPMYLEYLKNFRFKPEEVEVCLTRENELDMRIKGPWHSTILWEIVLMAAVSELYFTTIEKEWSGSTKSSGTFEPVFAAYGEKILEIGKILEDNGCLFAEFGTRRRRSFELHDLVMKNLMQIKTLTGTSNVYFAKKYGIKPIGTVGHEWIMGTSALVGLRYANRFAFENWVEVYKGDLGIALTDTFGSEAFFKDMDLKLSKIYDGVRHDSGDPFAFVDRVTEHYRKMGIDPMKKVIVFSDALNAEAAIRLKKYCESKINCSFGIGTSLTNNSEFFKESPPLNMVIKLHSINGIPVVKLSDSPEKETGERDALRVANYIVGRKGLDE; encoded by the coding sequence GTGATAAAATCAATACTCGATAACGACCTTTATAAGTTCACCATGCAGATGGCTGTACTGGAATTATTTCCAAAGGCAGAAGCAGAATACCGTTTTACTAATCGGGGATCTCAGCGCTTCTCCGAAGAGTTTGTAGAAGCTCTCAGACGAGTCATAGATGAAGAGATCTCTGGACTGAAACTGACAGAAGACGAATATTACTGGCTTGGTGAACACTGTCCTTTTCTGAAGCCGATGTACCTTGAGTACCTCAAAAATTTTCGCTTCAAGCCAGAAGAGGTAGAAGTCTGTCTTACCAGGGAAAATGAACTGGACATGCGGATAAAAGGGCCCTGGCACAGCACGATTTTGTGGGAGATTGTCCTTATGGCTGCTGTTTCCGAACTCTACTTCACAACTATAGAGAAAGAGTGGAGCGGAAGTACTAAAAGTTCTGGAACATTCGAACCCGTATTTGCAGCCTATGGAGAAAAAATCCTGGAAATCGGAAAGATTCTTGAGGATAACGGCTGCCTCTTTGCAGAATTTGGGACCCGCAGGCGGAGAAGTTTTGAACTCCATGACCTTGTAATGAAAAATCTTATGCAAATAAAAACCCTGACAGGGACAAGTAATGTTTATTTTGCAAAAAAGTATGGGATAAAACCCATAGGTACGGTAGGGCACGAATGGATTATGGGCACGTCTGCGCTTGTCGGGCTCAGGTACGCTAACCGTTTCGCTTTTGAAAACTGGGTGGAGGTCTACAAAGGAGACCTTGGAATTGCCCTTACGGATACCTTTGGCTCTGAAGCTTTTTTTAAGGATATGGACCTGAAGTTGTCAAAAATCTATGATGGTGTCAGACACGACAGTGGAGACCCTTTCGCCTTTGTGGACAGGGTGACAGAACATTACAGAAAAATGGGTATTGACCCCATGAAAAAGGTTATTGTTTTCAGCGATGCCCTTAATGCCGAAGCCGCAATCCGGCTCAAAAAATACTGTGAAAGTAAGATCAACTGCAGTTTCGGGATAGGCACAAGCCTTACCAATAATTCCGAATTCTTCAAGGAAAGTCCCCCCCTCAATATGGTAATAAAGCTCCACAGTATTAACGGGATCCCGGTAGTGAAACTGAGCGACTCTCCTGAAAAAGAGACCGGAGAAAGGGATGCCCTCAGGGTTGCAAACTATATTGTAGGAAGAAAAGGGCTGGACGAATGA
- a CDS encoding trans-sulfuration enzyme family protein, with protein MKRKLKFATECVHAGEKPDPVFGAHTTPIFQTSTFIFESVEQGASRFAGEEDGYIYTRIPPNTPTHAVLTEKFAALEGGETGQTFASGMAAITAVVLTALKQGDHLISTDVVYGCTYSLFSEILPGLGIDVTFVDTTDIENVKKALKPDTKMIFLETPANPTLNICDIREIAGLARKQGVICVVDNTFATPYFQKPLLLGADISLSSCTKYIGGHADLLGGIVVCSKDFMKSLAKVVGYTGGVMGLHEAWLCIRGLKTLHIRMERHAENAQKVASFLESHPGVEWVRYPGLSDHPQHEAAKKQMSGYGGMLSFSIRGGIEAGNRLMNNVRLCSLAVSLGATDTLIQHPASMTHACVPKEVRGKVGITDGLVRLSIGIEDPEDIIADLEQALSKV; from the coding sequence ATGAAAAGAAAACTTAAGTTCGCAACTGAATGCGTGCATGCGGGAGAAAAACCGGATCCCGTGTTCGGGGCACACACGACTCCTATATTTCAGACTTCAACCTTTATTTTTGAAAGCGTCGAGCAAGGGGCTTCCAGGTTTGCAGGAGAGGAAGACGGATACATATATACTCGCATTCCTCCGAACACACCCACACACGCAGTCCTGACAGAAAAGTTTGCTGCACTTGAGGGAGGAGAAACAGGCCAGACCTTTGCTTCAGGCATGGCAGCAATCACCGCAGTTGTGCTTACAGCTCTCAAACAGGGAGACCATCTGATCTCAACGGATGTAGTGTACGGCTGTACCTACAGCCTTTTTTCGGAAATTCTACCCGGGCTCGGGATAGATGTTACTTTTGTAGATACAACAGATATAGAAAACGTAAAAAAAGCTCTCAAGCCGGATACCAAAATGATTTTTCTGGAAACCCCTGCCAATCCTACCCTGAACATATGCGATATCAGGGAGATTGCCGGGCTTGCCAGAAAACAGGGAGTCATTTGTGTTGTAGATAATACCTTTGCCACGCCTTATTTCCAGAAGCCGCTTCTGCTCGGGGCAGATATTTCCCTGAGTAGCTGTACAAAATACATAGGCGGACATGCAGACCTGCTTGGCGGAATTGTTGTATGCAGCAAAGATTTCATGAAAAGTCTGGCAAAGGTTGTCGGATATACAGGCGGGGTCATGGGCCTTCATGAAGCCTGGCTCTGCATAAGAGGGCTTAAAACTCTGCACATCCGGATGGAAAGACATGCTGAAAATGCGCAGAAGGTTGCGAGTTTCCTCGAATCACATCCCGGAGTAGAATGGGTAAGATATCCGGGGCTCTCAGACCATCCGCAACATGAGGCTGCAAAAAAACAGATGAGCGGGTACGGAGGCATGCTTTCATTCAGCATAAGGGGCGGGATTGAAGCAGGAAACAGGCTTATGAATAATGTCAGGCTCTGTTCCCTTGCAGTAAGCCTTGGGGCAACCGATACTCTCATCCAGCATCCCGCTTCCATGACACATGCCTGCGTTCCGAAAGAAGTGAGGGGAAAAGTAGGCATCACTGACGGACTTGTGAGATTGTCTATCGGAATCGAAGATCCTGAGGATATAATTGCAGACCTCGAACAGGCTCTTTCAAAAGTCTAA
- a CDS encoding type 1 glutamine amidotransferase domain-containing protein encodes MKALVFGADGFEDVELIYPYHRLKEEGITTHVASMKKGPITGKHGYEINADIAFKDVNPADYDILVISGGKGPEKMRLDKDALEISRHFFKENKPVASICHGPQVLVSAGVIKGRKATCWIGIRDDIIAAGAQYEDSEVVVDGNFVSSRRPGDLHAFGREMIKLLK; translated from the coding sequence TTGAAAGCACTCGTATTCGGAGCTGATGGTTTTGAAGATGTCGAACTTATCTACCCTTATCACCGTTTGAAAGAAGAAGGAATAACCACACACGTAGCCTCAATGAAAAAAGGACCGATAACCGGAAAACATGGGTACGAGATCAATGCTGATATCGCCTTTAAGGATGTAAATCCTGCGGATTATGATATCCTTGTAATATCCGGAGGAAAAGGACCTGAAAAAATGAGACTCGACAAAGATGCCCTTGAGATTTCAAGGCATTTTTTCAAAGAAAATAAACCCGTTGCCTCAATCTGCCACGGTCCGCAGGTTCTTGTTTCGGCAGGCGTAATAAAAGGAAGGAAAGCTACCTGCTGGATAGGAATCAGGGATGATATAATAGCTGCAGGCGCACAATACGAAGATAGTGAAGTTGTCGTAGATGGGAACTTTGTATCCTCAAGGAGACCTGGAGACCTTCACGCTTTTGGAAGGGAAATGATTAAACTGCTGAAGTGA
- a CDS encoding serine/threonine-protein kinase RIO2, protein MIDEVLKVFKKLDAKDFRILTGIETGMKHFEWVPVEELNKYTKMPFDKLEYRLKKLVRDKLVVRTTQPYEGFQIYFEGYDALALNAFVKRKSISAIGDEIGVGKESVIFEAIRQPELAIGEPFPVIIKFHREGRTSFKQIKRVREHLGEREHFSWIYAARLAAQREYEIMSKLYPQVSVPKPLDQNRHAIVMEIAKGSLLSKTKVVDPEWYLDEILNQAKITYSLGVIHADLSEYNIFVSEEGVQLIDWPQYVTLDHPHADEILERDISNILTHFSRKYDIKRELGKVLEEIKSRAEKSSVSGEKNSEEFEEISEEGNFETEEYGKEEFEAEEFETEEFETFETEEFEAEEFEAEDLEPQDLEKATPKKDTSGKD, encoded by the coding sequence ATGATCGACGAAGTGCTAAAGGTTTTCAAAAAGCTCGATGCAAAGGATTTCAGGATACTTACAGGCATCGAGACAGGGATGAAACATTTTGAGTGGGTGCCGGTAGAGGAGCTTAACAAGTACACTAAAATGCCTTTTGACAAGCTTGAATACAGGCTGAAAAAGCTTGTGCGGGATAAGCTTGTTGTCAGAACCACCCAGCCTTACGAGGGTTTTCAGATTTACTTTGAAGGGTATGATGCCCTTGCTCTCAATGCTTTTGTAAAAAGGAAAAGTATCAGTGCCATAGGGGACGAAATCGGGGTAGGCAAAGAGTCCGTCATCTTTGAAGCAATCCGGCAGCCTGAGCTTGCAATAGGGGAACCATTTCCGGTAATAATCAAATTCCATAGGGAAGGCAGGACCAGCTTCAAGCAAATAAAAAGAGTACGTGAGCACCTCGGGGAAAGAGAACACTTTTCCTGGATTTATGCTGCCAGGCTTGCAGCCCAGAGAGAGTATGAGATCATGAGCAAGCTTTACCCTCAGGTTTCCGTTCCCAAACCCCTGGATCAGAACAGACACGCCATAGTCATGGAAATTGCAAAGGGCAGCCTGCTCTCAAAAACAAAGGTTGTTGACCCTGAATGGTACCTTGATGAGATTCTAAATCAGGCAAAAATAACCTATTCTCTCGGAGTTATTCATGCTGACTTAAGTGAGTATAATATCTTTGTATCTGAAGAAGGCGTCCAGCTCATTGACTGGCCTCAGTATGTCACTCTGGACCACCCTCACGCCGACGAAATTCTCGAAAGGGATATTTCAAATATCCTGACACACTTCTCCCGAAAATATGACATCAAAAGGGAGCTTGGAAAAGTTCTGGAAGAAATTAAAAGTAGAGCAGAGAAAAGCTCTGTAAGTGGGGAAAAAAACTCAGAAGAGTTTGAAGAAATCTCTGAAGAAGGGAATTTTGAGACTGAAGAGTATGGAAAAGAAGAATTTGAGGCAGAAGAGTTTGAGACAGAAGAGTTTGAGACGTTTGAGACAGAGGAATTTGAAGCAGAGGAGTTTGAAGCAGAAGACCTCGAGCCGCAAGATCTCGAAAAAGCTACCCCTAAAAAAGATACTTCAGGTAAGGACTAA